The proteins below come from a single Dasypus novemcinctus isolate mDasNov1 chromosome 22, mDasNov1.1.hap2, whole genome shotgun sequence genomic window:
- the LOC101423243 gene encoding LOW QUALITY PROTEIN: olfactory receptor 12D3-like (The sequence of the model RefSeq protein was modified relative to this genomic sequence to represent the inferred CDS: inserted 1 base in 1 codon; substituted 1 base at 1 genomic stop codon), giving the protein MGYGGLGDMDLGTMHPGTTGPRNTTAQLTDLRKNCIRQPQGEGSCQSIASNLYTSYEHQACVSIVLTPMTVTITSLDETHRPSTDSSSTMENVTAMNEFLLLGLTNVQEKPLSVIFSVIYLVNLVGNETTLMIVILKPKLHFPMYFFLGNLSCLFICCSSVTLPKVLLNLSMHKAIFFLGCITQLHFFHFLGDTEAILLAVVDFDHFVAICYPFHYTIIMNPQVCSLLAPVASLTSFLYALMNSVMTAILNFCGPQKLNHFFXDVKPLLELTCNDTLFNQWLLSIVTGGTXMGAFLLTLFSYFYIIGFLLLKSWSYRAIHKALSTYASNFVVVGLFYGPVGFTYICPALASSMTHDNVVAIIYSVVTPVLKPLIYILRKKAVMLPLRRTFMRRCLCKDCQQHR; this is encoded by the exons ATGGGCTAcgggggcttaggggacatggatctggggaccatgcatccggGGACCACGGGGCCCAGGAACACCACTGCACAACTGACAGATCTCAGGAAAAACTGCATCCGCCAGCCCCAGGGTGAAGGGTCTTGCCAGTCCATAGCTTCCAACCTCTATACCT CTTATGAACATCAAGCATGTGTGTCCATcgtgctcactccaatgactgtaaCAATCACCTCACTGGATGAAACACACCGGCCAAGCACAGACTCCAGCAGCACAATG GAGAACGTCACTGCAATGAATGAGTTTCTTTTACTAGGCCTGACCAATGTTCAGGAGAAGCCTCTCTCTGTGATTTTCTCTGTCATTTACCTGGTAAACTTGGTTGGAAATGAAACTACCTTAATGATTGTTATCCTGAAGCCAAAGCTCCATTTCCCTATGTAT ttttttttgGGCAACCTTTCTTGTCTGTTTATCTGCTGTTCTTCAGTGACCCTGCCCAAGGTGCTCTTAAATCTCTCCATGCACAAGGCCATATTTTTCCTTGGCTGCATCACTCAGCTGCACTTCTTCCACTTCCTGGGTGACACCGAGGCCATCTTGCTGGCCGTCGTGGACTTTGATCATTTTGTGGCCATCTGCTACCCATTCCACTATACCATCATCATGAACCCCCAGGTGTGTTCTCTGCTGGCACCTGTGGCCTCGCTCACCAGCTTCCTTTATGCTCTGATGAATTCAGTCATGACTGCCATCCTGAACTTTTGTGGCCCTCAGAAACTCAATCACTTCTTCTGAGATGTCAAGCCCCTCTTGGAACTGACCTGTAATGACACACTGTTCAATCAATGGCTTCTTTCCATTGTCACAGGTGGCA TCATGGGAGCTTTCCTTCTGACCCTCTTCTCCTACTTTTACATTATTGGCTTCCTTCTGCTCAAGAGCTGGTCATACAGAGCAATCCACAAGGCTCTGTCCACATATGCCTCCAACTTCGTGGTGGTGGGCCTCTTCTATGGGCCTGTGGGCTTCACCTATATTTGTCCTGCCTTAGCCTCCTCCATGACTCATGACAATGTGGTCGCCATCATCTACAGTGTAGTCACTCCAGTGCTGAAACCCCTGATATACATACTCAGGAAAAAAGCAGTGATGCTCCCTCTTAGGAGAACCTTCATGAGGAGGTGTTTGTGTAAAGATTGCCAGCAGCACCGCTAG